In Saccharolobus solfataricus, a genomic segment contains:
- a CDS encoding 2,3-bisphosphoglycerate-independent phosphoglycerate mutase, which yields MKQYKILLIVADGLGDRPVSKLNGLTPLEAANKPAITDLLKNSMIGLMDPISPGIIPGSDTSHLSIFGLDPHVYYRGRGAFEALGAGATLSHGDVAFRGNFATVNNDLVVVDRRAGRKLEEGEQLVKELNEKIKEINDVKIKFYKGTEHRIAVVLSGKGISDKVSDTDPHHEGLKVLESKPLEDSNEAIRTAEIINILTRKVFDVLNSSEINKRRIEQGEKPANIVLLRGAAHYVKLPPFSSYTKLKAAAVSATALIKGICRELGMNVITPSGATGGIDTNYNAKAKAAIELLKENDFVFLHIKATDAASHDGLVEEKVKAIERIDRVIGAIIDNIGRDNLILMFTGDHVTPVEIKEHTGDPVPVLLYVPYPIINDNVGDFNEKEARKGSLRIRGLDVTNILLNYSNRAEKYGS from the coding sequence TTGAAGCAATATAAAATTCTTTTAATAGTCGCAGATGGTTTAGGAGATAGACCGGTATCTAAATTAAATGGATTAACCCCATTAGAAGCTGCCAATAAACCAGCCATAACTGACTTGCTTAAAAACTCAATGATTGGCTTAATGGATCCAATATCACCGGGTATAATTCCTGGGAGTGATACTTCACATCTATCAATATTTGGCCTAGATCCACATGTTTACTATAGGGGAAGAGGGGCTTTCGAGGCATTAGGAGCTGGAGCTACGCTTAGCCACGGAGATGTTGCATTTAGAGGAAATTTCGCTACAGTGAATAATGATCTAGTTGTAGTTGATAGGAGAGCAGGAAGGAAGCTTGAAGAAGGAGAGCAGCTAGTAAAGGAATTAAACGAAAAAATTAAAGAGATAAATGACGTAAAGATTAAATTTTATAAAGGAACAGAGCATAGAATAGCAGTAGTATTATCCGGGAAAGGAATAAGTGATAAGGTTAGTGATACTGATCCTCATCATGAGGGCTTGAAAGTTCTAGAAAGTAAACCATTAGAAGATTCTAACGAAGCTATAAGAACAGCCGAGATCATCAATATACTTACGCGGAAAGTTTTTGATGTATTAAATTCCTCTGAAATAAATAAGAGAAGAATAGAACAAGGAGAGAAGCCTGCTAACATTGTGCTATTGAGAGGAGCCGCTCATTACGTTAAGTTACCGCCATTTTCAAGCTATACCAAACTTAAAGCTGCGGCTGTTTCGGCTACAGCACTCATAAAAGGAATATGTAGAGAACTCGGTATGAACGTTATAACGCCATCGGGTGCTACTGGAGGTATAGATACTAATTATAACGCCAAAGCTAAAGCTGCAATAGAATTATTAAAGGAGAATGATTTCGTTTTCCTACATATTAAAGCTACAGATGCAGCATCACATGATGGATTAGTAGAAGAAAAAGTAAAGGCAATAGAGAGGATAGATAGAGTAATAGGAGCTATTATAGACAATATCGGAAGAGATAATTTAATATTAATGTTTACTGGAGATCACGTTACCCCAGTAGAAATTAAAGAACATACTGGAGATCCAGTTCCAGTACTTCTCTACGTACCTTATCCAATTATTAACGATAATGTAGGAGATTTTAACGAGAAGGAGGCTAGAAAGGGAAGCCTAAGAATAAGAGGATTAGACGTAACAAATATATTGTTAAACTACTCTAATAGAGCAGAGAAATACGGTTCATGA